agcactcatattacgaaatttatcagtatccataaaagtttcaatgcattcataatcataatttatacctgactctctatctttgtcgttctcccatccttcagtattcttctgaatccgatcaagaaggtcccttttaaactcttctttgttgcgtgtaaatgatccagaacaagaagtatccagcaaggttttatcttgaaaagaaagtcttgcatagaaattatcaatgatgatattaccaggaagctcatgtgtggggcatttgagcattaaagacttcaatctcccccatgcttgggcaatactctctccatcatgaggccagaaattatatatgcggttccggtctttgtaaatttcacttggaggatagaactaagaataaaatagaggcacaatatccttccaatcaagagaatccctattcttcaacaatttataccattgcgccgctttaccagacatcgatatagagaatagtttcttcctaacttcatccatagcaatacctgcacacttgaataaaccgcacaattcatgtaaaaacagtaaatgatctccaggatggacagttccatccccttcatagcggttatccacaacacgttcaataatgttcataggtattttgtatggaacctctttctcacctggcgcctcatccactacccttgcagtagtagtagattttccaaatagaaattcaagagaagatctctccataatgaattatagcagcaggaataaaatcagcacgtacagaaaaagtttcccttaccaattccacttaccaatagcgcttcactccctggcaacggtgccagaaaatagtcttgatgacccacaagtatagggggtgtatcgtagtactttcgataaataagagtgtcgaacccaacgaggagcagaaggtgttgacaagcagtttcgatgaaggattcactgtaaatgctcacagacaagtattcagggggttttgatatagcagataaataaagtacgagtaagtaaaatgcgagaataataattgcagcgagtggcccaatcctttttagcacaaaggacaagccggtttgtttacttataatgaccaaacattcttgaggacacacgggaatttagtctagtgctttcgcttcatatagctgattaatcttcattgttttgataagtgttgtgtgggtgaacctatgctaatgcaccgcccttcctaggactaatacatacttgtgattataccccttgcaagcatccgcaactacaagaaagtaattaagataaatctaaccacaaccttaaactctgagatcctgctatccctcctgcatcgatataccaacgggggttcaggtttctgtcactccggcaaccccgcaattggcaaacgaatacaagatgtattcccctaggcccataaaggtgaagtgtcatgtagtcgacgttcacatgacaccactagaagaataacaccacaacttaaatatcaaaccattgaatattacccaacataattcactactaacatttagacttcacccatgtcctcaagaactaaacgaactactcacgagacatcatatggaacataatcagaggtgatatgatgatgaataacaatctaaacataaaccttggttcaatggtttcactcaatagcatcaataacaagtactaatcaataccgggagagtttcccctatcaaacaatcaagattcaaccctagatgttacagcggtgacgaggtgcagcggtggagatgatggtgatgatgatcccaatgatgtccagctcgatgacggtgacgatggcgtcgatttccccctccgggagggaatttccccggcagatttcagcctgccggagagctcttttctctctggtgttttccgccccgcagaggcggctgtaactcttcgcgattatcctctggagcttaggttttcgggatgaagaagtacgcgaaggagaggcggcagaAGGGGGATGTgggcccctccccacaaggcggcgcggccaggcctatggggggggccatggcggccctcctcggctcctccttttggctagctccgtcttctggaaaaataagattttcagtgtaatttccgtcaattgttgatcttccgaaatattgcattctgatggtgctttttccagcaaaagcctgactccggtgcgcgattctccaataatcatgaaacatgcaaaatagatgaaataacataagtatcatctctaaatatgaaatatatcaatgaataacagtaaattatgatataaaatagtgatgcaaaatggacgtatcaggtgGCGGCTAAGTGCAGGCggcgtgccaatcccgccgccgccccagggaCGCGCCCTCGaagccgccatcgaggaggccCGACTAACATTGTTGGACTAGGACCGCGCCGAGCCACGCTACCACCCCGACAACCTGACGGCGTGGAACTCCTACTTCCTTCGCCGGTGGGAGCAGGAGCTCCCCGcgtacgacggcccgccgcctccgtgCAACAACACCGCCGGACGCAAGCGGTGGTGGAGCGTGCCGGGCCGGACGCTCGAGGCCGTCCTcaagcacatcgagggcggcaacttccCCCTTCTGAAGATGCCCCGCTGTCGAGGGCATCGGCCAGCCACCGCTGGGTAAGTAGCTGGCAGCCACGGTGCATGGCTGCCAGTTCCTCGTCGTCCGGTTTGGTGTCGAGGTCGATCTCCAGGTCGGCGCCATCTTGGGCGCCGGTGAAAAAGGAACCATCTTCCCCGCCGAGCACCCGCGCGCGCGGCAGCGGCGGGATCGTCATCCGTGAGCCCTCGAGGGCGCAAGGACGGCTCCGCCCCAAGCGCGAACCCGACGCCTCCGGCGAGCGGAAGCGCAAGCCGgcgaaggtgaaggtggaggaggccaaaagcgccgaggacgccgccatcctcgaggtcgtcatggcgaggtccctccaggacctcgtTCCCGCCGAGAACGCCATGCCCCTCGACCAGGCCTGTgcctggtcgagggagcagtgggagaaggaggaggcggagcggcaggcgaggctcctcgaggacgtcgctcgctaccgccggcctgcgactcctccatccggcgtcgccgTCCCTATCATCGACCTCGAGGAGTCCGACGACGACTGGTACAAGCCATCGCCGTCTCCGCCTCACACCAgtggccggtggggagacgccggctaAGGCAGCAGCCAGGCGGCGTTGGCGCCGCCGCAGttcgacgacgacggctccgacgatgatggcgccggcggcgacggcgactacacggtgtcctaccgccatttgggcatgtagagcgccgtgttttaatatTTAGAGTTGTATTCCCctggccgaattcgaaatatagtcgaattcggcccctatctatgaacttcgccctctatatagtaaatatcactAAAGTTAGTCTAAATTCAATCGTTTTTTGCCATattttgtcaagtttccgtttttcaaatttagatcGGCGTCTTCGGCTGagatcgcggctgggaaactagtcCTCCCCACGTCAAATTTACGTCTAATccagagtggagatgctctaagaactCAACTACTCATGAACCCTATAACTTGTCGGCCCTAAAAATCATATTTCACTCGTAGAGGTGATTAGGTTACACAACCGCCGGGTCGATAGGAGGTCCCGACCCCACGGTCCCGGCCACCTGGACTCATCTCCAGAAGAAAAAGACTCGCCGTTCTTAGCCGCCGCGCACCTCTTCACCTGCGATTTCTCGGTAGCGCGCACGATGGCTACAGGCATAGGTGAGGCGGCCTCAACCTCCCCTCCCTCTCCATCTCTCGGTAACGCGCATACATGCACGTCGGAGAAGATCTTGAATCGTGACGGTAAGACTTGAAACCCTAGATCGGAGCCCGTGTCTTGCTCTACATGTGGATCGTGAGGAGGCCCGGCTGAGTTCGCATTCTATCTCGCGGCTGCGGTGGATAGGGCAACCGCCGCTTCTCCGCAGCCCCGAAAACCCTTGCCATCCGCCTCCGTTGAATCCAAAGCCCGCCTCACATCCTCAGACCCCGCCGCTTGGTTGTACGCTTACTTCTGTTTGCTTGATTTATCTTCTACAGGACAAACCTACAAGATTCCTGGCCTAGTCAAGCTGCTATTCGAGACACCCTCTGGCTTCGCAATTTTCTCTTTTGACGAGCACTATCTTAAGAAGGATATTAAGGTACTGCTTGATTTGTTTTTTCTTCCTTTAACTTCCATATTTACAGTCAATGACACAATCCAATTAACCTATTCTATTTTTCTGCAGCACATCTGGATATACTTCGTGGGTAAATTCTGGCACAAAAGGGTTAGTAACGCCACCATTTTCCTATTAGTTACTTACAGCAGGCTTCCATCTTTCTTTTTTTTTGCAATTTGGGCTGAGGGGGAGTACAATATTTGCAACGGCTTATTGTTCTTTCTCTGTCAGTATTAACTCAAAGTGAGAACTATAAGAAAAAACACAGCCTATAACTGTAGCATGCTGTTGGGTTTGTCCAACTTACTAGGGTTACTAAATTCACTTGTAACAAAAATTTCTATGAATTATTTAGGAATTTGTGCACCTTATTGTGCTGTTGCTCCACATGTGACGTGATACTGTGATCCCTCTATGGCCGAGAAGGCCATGATAGGAAAAAAGAACTAAGCAGCGAGCACTACATTAATACATGAGCAGGTTAAGAGTTCCACTGAATTAACTACGTGAGCAGGTTAAGACTTGAGCACGGCTATATATTTGTGGCTGAGACAGTCCTACTGAATTACCTCACCTCCTAGCAGAACTGAAGCACATTCAATAATATCGCTATTTGACAAGCTTTGTTTTTTTGTTCTAAACATGCTTGCCCTTGTTTCTCAGATTTTCCGGCTGCATGAGTTCCGAAAGTTCGAGGACACGCGCAACGTCATTAACCTTACTGCCCAGACAATAGATGTGGGCCTGACCAAGATGCTCTGGACGCACTGCGACGCTGACGAGACACTAGTTGTTGGAAGCCTTGCATATAAAGACTTGATAAAAAAATTACTGGTTTGTATAAGTGTCTTAAGTAGAGCTTTATGGCTTATCTCCCTAGTTGTTTATGCTTGTGTGCACAGTACATATTACCATTTTCTTTTTCAGGGGCTAAACTGTCATTATGAGGAAGCTGTGAAGGAGGTGATGTGGGGTATGCAGAATCTCATGCATACTCTAGTGCCTCAAGAACAGTCTCCGATTAGTAAGGATGACTTGCTTCCCAGCCTAGGATTGAACGTGGTCTTAAATCGATACAACCTTAATGTCAAGAAAGAGATGGTGAGCTTAGTGCTTGTCCTTCTGTTCTCTGTTATGCATTAGTTTCTGTTTTATCATTATCTTGTCATGTAATGTTCCTGTCTGGTTGATTGTGCTCTCCTAATACTTTATTGCCAGTGATGAAAGGTTTTCATAGAAACACTATTATCATAAACTATATTTGAGAATCTCAATTTGTTTTATTCATCTTCTGGATTTTTCTTGCCTATGTTCTTTGTTGTGATTAAGCAATGCTACTTTTTACCCAGCTTAATGAATGTATTATTAAGAAGACTGCCAAGGTGTATGAAACTGATATACGTGAAAACGCACATTTGAGGTTCTTGTGCAAAAGGTTTGATGAGAGGTTGAAGAAGGTATCTGCGCTTGATACAAAAGACTGGAATTTATTCAAACTTGCAACAGCTTTGAAGATGGTGGCTGATCCTCAAGGAAGAGTTAAACTTGGTCCTCCTTACAAGGTGATCCTTATTTTTGTGTGTGCAAAAGTTGTATAGTATACATATGCTGGACAGTTTTCATTTTAGCTGTGTACTGAAGTATGTTTGTTTCAGATCTTCTCAAGCCATGAGCTTACTGTGATTAGAC
This Lolium perenne isolate Kyuss_39 chromosome 1, Kyuss_2.0, whole genome shotgun sequence DNA region includes the following protein-coding sequences:
- the LOC127300885 gene encoding uncharacterized protein isoform X1 — translated: MATGIGEAASTSPPSPSLGNAHTCTSEKILNRDGQTYKIPGLVKLLFETPSGFAIFSFDEHYLKKDIKHIWIYFVGKFWHKRIFRLHEFRKFEDTRNVINLTAQTIDVGLTKMLWTHCDADETLVVGSLAYKDLIKKLLGLNCHYEEAVKEVMWGMQNLMHTLVPQEQSPISKDDLLPSLGLNVVLNRYNLNVKKEMLNECIIKKTAKVYETDIRENAHLRFLCKRFDERLKKVSALDTKDWNLFKLATALKMVADPQGRVKLGPPYKIFSSHELTVIRRDASLYQQTINKDTILQIYDDVVSLRMLKAELLYDLRILVKKAKAELNTEEEQEKISANDPDSKKQVDHYPHSYEQQQLLSTS
- the LOC127300885 gene encoding uncharacterized protein isoform X2; amino-acid sequence: MATGIGQTYKIPGLVKLLFETPSGFAIFSFDEHYLKKDIKHIWIYFVGKFWHKRIFRLHEFRKFEDTRNVINLTAQTIDVGLTKMLWTHCDADETLVVGSLAYKDLIKKLLGLNCHYEEAVKEVMWGMQNLMHTLVPQEQSPISKDDLLPSLGLNVVLNRYNLNVKKEMLNECIIKKTAKVYETDIRENAHLRFLCKRFDERLKKVSALDTKDWNLFKLATALKMVADPQGRVKLGPPYKIFSSHELTVIRRDASLYQQTINKDTILQIYDDVVSLRMLKAELLYDLRILVKKAKAELNTEEEQEKISANDPDSKKQVDHYPHSYEQQQLLSTS